One window of the Dreissena polymorpha isolate Duluth1 chromosome 5, UMN_Dpol_1.0, whole genome shotgun sequence genome contains the following:
- the LOC127882086 gene encoding thyrotropin-releasing hormone receptor-like — protein MAHNCSRLVHLVLWNQEDNSFYKTASTQTRATEARNRNLGFEKSSKWASKVMKHLSSSKSSGRQTLRITKMLTFVTIAFVISYLPHLTLMLWSMFVSKEDEDTLPKDNLYQIVFYSFLLNNLVNPFIYATMDEKFKTELKKILKCEFL, from the coding sequence ATGGCGCACAACTGCAGCCGTCTCGTGCACCTCGTGCTATGGAATCAAGAGGACAACTCATTCTACAAAACAGCATCGACTCAAACACGAGCGACGGAAGCAAGAAATCGAAATCTCGGCTTCGAGAAATCGTCAAAATGGGCGAGCAAGGTTATGAAGCATTTATCGTCTTCGAAGTCATCAGGACGTCAGACGTTACGCATAACGAAGATGTTGACGTTCGTTACCATCGCGTTCGTGATCAGTTATCTCCCGCACCTGACCCTTATGTTGTGGAGCATGTTTGTAAGCAAGGAGGACGAGGACACCTTGCCCAAGGACAATTTGTATCAAATTGTGTTCTATTCATTCCTTCTTAACAATCTCGTGAACCCTTTCATTTACGCGACCATGGACGAGAAATTTAAGACAGAGTTAAAAAAGATATTAAAATGCGAGTTCTTATAA